A window of Lacibacter sediminis contains these coding sequences:
- a CDS encoding amidohydrolase family protein, which yields MHKVFLIGTLLFTTAASAQQKIDFETYNPPSTLVVPQHPVTKSKFPFIDVHNHQFQMTTMDLNKLTVEMDKLNMRVMVNLSGGSGDNITKAVANAKTNKPGRFIVFANVDFKGVGEAGWGEKAAKQLEDDVKNGANGLKIYKSLGFSVKDINGNRVPVDDARLDAVWKKAGELKIPVIIHTADPKSFWDPLDNTNERWLELIINPNRKRGADNPVPWETLINEQHNLFRKHKNTTFIAAHFGWYPNDLQKLSSILDAMPNVVVEFGAVIAEIGRQPKMAKAFFTKYQDRILFGKDSWVPSEYATYFRVLETEDEYFPYHKKYHAFWPMYGMGLPDAILKKVYYKNALRIIPNIDKSGWPE from the coding sequence ATGCATAAGGTTTTTCTTATCGGTACTTTATTGTTTACAACTGCCGCCTCAGCTCAACAGAAAATTGATTTCGAAACTTATAATCCCCCTTCCACGCTGGTGGTGCCACAGCATCCCGTAACAAAATCGAAATTCCCTTTTATTGATGTACACAATCACCAGTTTCAGATGACAACAATGGATCTGAACAAACTCACGGTTGAAATGGATAAACTCAACATGCGTGTGATGGTGAACCTGAGTGGTGGCAGTGGCGATAACATTACAAAAGCAGTTGCGAATGCGAAAACGAATAAACCCGGAAGGTTTATTGTTTTTGCTAATGTTGATTTTAAAGGTGTAGGTGAAGCCGGATGGGGCGAAAAAGCTGCAAAGCAATTGGAAGATGATGTAAAGAATGGAGCAAATGGTTTGAAGATCTATAAGAGTCTTGGTTTTAGTGTAAAAGATATTAATGGCAATCGTGTTCCGGTTGATGATGCAAGACTTGATGCAGTTTGGAAAAAAGCAGGTGAATTAAAAATACCTGTGATCATTCATACGGCCGATCCGAAATCGTTTTGGGATCCGCTGGATAATACCAATGAACGCTGGCTGGAGTTGATCATTAATCCAAACAGGAAACGTGGTGCAGATAATCCTGTGCCATGGGAAACATTAATTAATGAGCAACATAACTTATTCAGAAAACATAAGAACACCACCTTCATTGCTGCGCATTTTGGCTGGTACCCCAACGATCTTCAAAAGCTCAGTAGTATTCTTGATGCAATGCCGAATGTGGTAGTTGAGTTTGGAGCTGTGATCGCAGAGATCGGCCGGCAACCAAAAATGGCAAAAGCTTTCTTTACCAAATACCAGGATCGTATTCTGTTTGGGAAAGACAGTTGGGTACCTTCTGAATATGCAACTTACTTCCGTGTGCTTGAAACAGAAGATGAATATTTTCCTTACCATAAAAAGTATCATGCATTCTGGCCAATGTATGGTATGGGTTTGCCTGATGCTATTTTAAAGAAAGTGTATTATAAAAATGCTTTGCGCATTATACCTAATATTGATAAAAGTGGTTGGCCGGAGTAA
- a CDS encoding nuclear transport factor 2 family protein — MKRFLVGMMSFLLLAACNNPKPEETAETTPAATDSKPQPAEFADPKYTEIGKSGLASMSSGDVDGWSSNWADNIVWQWNNGDSVVGKAAVVKYWKDRRGSMIDSISFSNYIWLPLKVNQPQSTEQAGIWLLSWYAVNAKYKTGKRMMQWIHTAQHFDANDKIDRVVQYLDRVPINAAMAK; from the coding sequence ATGAAACGATTTCTTGTTGGAATGATGTCATTCCTTTTGCTTGCAGCCTGCAACAATCCTAAACCAGAAGAAACTGCCGAAACTACTCCTGCTGCCACCGACAGCAAACCCCAACCTGCTGAATTTGCTGATCCCAAATACACAGAGATCGGTAAAAGCGGATTAGCCAGCATGTCTTCAGGCGATGTTGACGGATGGTCTTCCAATTGGGCCGATAATATTGTGTGGCAATGGAACAATGGTGATAGCGTAGTTGGAAAGGCGGCTGTAGTTAAATACTGGAAAGACAGAAGAGGAAGTATGATTGATTCCATCAGCTTCAGCAACTATATCTGGCTGCCACTTAAAGTAAACCAGCCACAATCAACAGAACAGGCAGGCATATGGTTACTCAGCTGGTATGCCGTTAATGCGAAATATAAAACCGGCAAACGCATGATGCAATGGATACACACCGCCCAGCATTTTGATGCCAATGATAAAATTGACCGTGTCGTACAATACCTCGATCGTGTGCCTATTAATGCAGCGATGGCTAAATAA